One window of the Haloarcula halobia genome contains the following:
- a CDS encoding HAD family hydrolase yields the protein MSPPQAICFDMDGVLVQSEDYWVEKQRSHILPTAAPNDDIPLSVITGRSYKEVYPELAEQYELAVSREEYESLFEAAGREIYRDHATLLEGGHDLLADLRAAGVALALTTSSPWDWIEVVDERFGLLEHFDAVVSADDLEGAGKPEPGIYERGAAELGVEPAECWAVEDSTAGAQAAAAAGMTTVGFRGDGDETDLSAADYVVAGAAELRGLLFGDAGASQEQSA from the coding sequence ATGAGCCCGCCGCAGGCGATCTGTTTCGACATGGACGGCGTCCTCGTCCAGTCCGAGGACTACTGGGTGGAAAAGCAGCGGAGCCACATCCTGCCGACGGCGGCCCCGAACGACGACATCCCGCTGTCGGTCATCACCGGGCGGAGCTACAAGGAGGTCTATCCGGAGCTGGCCGAGCAGTACGAACTGGCCGTCTCGCGCGAGGAGTACGAGTCGCTGTTCGAGGCGGCCGGCCGCGAGATATACCGCGACCACGCCACGCTGCTGGAGGGCGGGCACGACCTGCTGGCGGACCTCCGGGCCGCAGGCGTCGCCCTGGCGCTGACCACCTCCTCGCCGTGGGACTGGATCGAGGTCGTCGACGAGCGGTTCGGCCTCCTGGAACACTTCGACGCCGTCGTCAGCGCCGACGACCTGGAGGGGGCCGGCAAGCCCGAACCGGGCATCTACGAACGCGGCGCGGCGGAACTTGGCGTCGAGCCGGCCGAGTGCTGGGCCGTCGAGGATTCGACCGCGGGGGCGCAGGCGGCCGCCGCCGCAGGCATGACGACGGTGGGCTTCCGGGGCGACGGCGACGAGACGGACCTCTCGGCCGCGGACTACGTCGTGGCCGGCGCGGCCGAACTCCGGGGGCTGCTGTTTGGCGACGCGGGGGCGTCTCAGGAGCAGTCGGCGTAG
- a CDS encoding DEAD/DEAH box helicase: MPPRADSEPSVAVADALPEFADAFPFERFNAMQSEALPALLEREDNVVVSAPTASGKTALAELAICKTLAAGGTALFLAPLRALTNEKEREWERFEDMGYSVYVVTGERDLNPRRAERADILVMTPEKADSATRKHDTHRYAFITDVDCCVIDEVHLLDSDRRGAVLEVTVSRLRRLCDPRVVALSATMPNIDDVADWLDAPAETTFAFGDDYRPVPLNADVKTYSHGENAFADKYRRLYRALDLTEPHIREEGQALVFVSSRQDTVQAAKKARDELAERDVPIGARGDYDFHNDAADLGNDTLRQSVLDGVGFHHAGLAREDKNRVEDWFKEGKIQLLFSTSTLAWGVNLPARCVVIRDTKLHDPLEGEVDMSPLDILQMLGRAGRPGYDDMGYAWVVCDRADADKYRALLRDGKEIESRLAGELDAHLNAEIALGTIRDVDDVMAWLRTTFYFARAQSAPDEYAAGSDLRERVSRTLSELVADGFVEQDGLRVEPTRLGHLASTFYLRLDTARRFADLAERCEAQADSGATAPIEPADLLTTVAGATEFDSVSARSDEQDAVAAVLGDVDADLDAGQRKVLAICKAGMTGTTPTELKSDAWVIRQNALRLLSALRAFLDDLAPARFANLACRVEARVEHGISADAVGLTAIDGVGSGRAGKLAAEGLQTPADVVAAGVDGLVRAGLSEGVAEQVLSNARDLPVVDVDWGAFPDAIATGANEMREVTVENTGGAARAGLRVTVNGREMTAKPSYLGEATLPVAVFGADADELTYTVEVAFPDLPLPSVTEQRTVRVD, translated from the coding sequence GTGCCACCTCGAGCCGACAGCGAGCCGAGCGTCGCGGTCGCGGACGCCCTCCCCGAGTTCGCCGACGCCTTCCCCTTCGAGCGGTTCAACGCCATGCAGTCCGAGGCGTTGCCCGCGCTCTTAGAACGCGAGGACAACGTCGTGGTCAGCGCCCCGACCGCCAGCGGGAAGACCGCGCTGGCGGAACTGGCCATCTGCAAGACCCTCGCGGCGGGCGGGACCGCGCTCTTTCTGGCCCCCCTGCGCGCGCTCACCAACGAGAAAGAGCGCGAGTGGGAGCGCTTCGAGGACATGGGCTACTCCGTGTACGTCGTCACCGGCGAACGCGACCTGAACCCCCGTCGGGCCGAGCGGGCCGACATCCTCGTGATGACCCCGGAGAAGGCCGACTCCGCGACGAGGAAACACGACACCCATCGCTACGCGTTCATCACCGACGTCGACTGCTGTGTCATCGACGAGGTCCACCTGCTCGACTCCGATAGGCGCGGCGCGGTGCTCGAGGTCACCGTCTCGCGCCTGCGCCGACTCTGTGACCCCCGCGTGGTCGCCCTGTCGGCGACGATGCCAAACATCGACGACGTCGCCGACTGGCTGGACGCCCCCGCCGAGACCACCTTCGCCTTCGGCGACGACTACCGTCCGGTGCCCCTGAACGCCGACGTGAAGACCTACTCGCACGGCGAGAACGCCTTCGCCGACAAGTACCGCCGACTCTATCGGGCGCTGGACCTGACCGAGCCCCACATCCGCGAGGAAGGCCAGGCGCTCGTGTTCGTCTCCTCCCGGCAGGACACCGTCCAGGCCGCCAAGAAGGCCCGCGACGAACTGGCCGAACGCGACGTCCCCATCGGGGCGCGGGGCGACTACGACTTCCACAACGACGCCGCCGACCTGGGGAACGACACGCTCCGTCAATCGGTGCTCGACGGCGTGGGCTTCCACCACGCCGGCCTCGCCCGCGAGGACAAGAACCGCGTCGAGGACTGGTTCAAGGAGGGCAAGATACAGCTGCTCTTTTCGACCTCGACGCTCGCGTGGGGCGTGAACCTCCCCGCGCGCTGTGTCGTCATCCGCGACACGAAGCTCCACGACCCCCTGGAGGGCGAGGTCGACATGAGCCCGCTCGACATCCTCCAGATGCTCGGGCGCGCGGGGCGGCCGGGCTACGACGACATGGGCTACGCCTGGGTCGTCTGTGACCGCGCGGACGCCGACAAGTACCGCGCGCTGCTCCGGGACGGCAAGGAGATCGAGTCCCGGCTCGCGGGCGAACTCGACGCCCACCTCAACGCCGAGATCGCGCTGGGGACGATCCGGGACGTCGACGACGTGATGGCGTGGCTCCGGACGACGTTCTACTTCGCCCGCGCCCAGTCGGCCCCCGACGAGTACGCCGCCGGCAGCGACCTCCGCGAGCGGGTCAGCCGCACCCTCTCGGAGCTGGTCGCCGACGGTTTCGTCGAACAGGACGGCCTCCGCGTCGAACCGACCCGCCTGGGGCATCTGGCCTCGACGTTCTACCTTCGACTCGACACGGCACGCCGGTTCGCCGACCTGGCCGAGCGCTGCGAGGCGCAGGCCGACAGCGGGGCCACGGCTCCCATCGAGCCCGCGGACCTCCTCACCACCGTCGCTGGGGCGACGGAGTTCGACAGCGTCAGCGCCCGCTCGGACGAACAGGACGCGGTCGCCGCGGTGCTGGGTGACGTCGATGCGGACTTAGACGCCGGCCAGCGGAAGGTGCTCGCCATCTGCAAGGCGGGGATGACCGGGACGACGCCGACGGAACTCAAGAGCGACGCCTGGGTCATCCGGCAGAACGCGCTTCGCCTGCTTTCGGCCCTGCGGGCGTTCCTCGACGACCTCGCGCCGGCACGCTTCGCCAACCTCGCCTGCCGCGTCGAGGCCCGCGTCGAACACGGCATCAGCGCCGACGCCGTCGGTCTGACTGCCATCGACGGCGTCGGGTCCGGTCGCGCCGGAAAACTCGCCGCCGAGGGGCTCCAGACGCCCGCCGACGTGGTCGCGGCCGGCGTCGACGGCCTCGTCCGGGCCGGGCTCTCGGAGGGCGTGGCCGAGCAGGTGCTCTCGAACGCCCGCGACCTCCCGGTCGTCGACGTGGACTGGGGCGCGTTCCCCGACGCCATCGCCACGGGTGCAAACGAGATGCGGGAGGTTACCGTCGAGAATACCGGCGGGGCCGCCCGCGCGGGTCTGCGGGTGACGGTCAACGGCCGCGAGATGACCGCGAAACCCTCTTACCTCGGTGAGGCAACGCTCCCGGTGGCCGTCTTCGGCGCTGACGCCGACGAACTGACCTACACCGTCGAGGTGGCCTTCCCCGACCTCCCGCTCCCGTCGGTCACGGAGCAGCGGACCGTCCGCGTCGACTAA